A genomic window from Massilia sp. METH4 includes:
- a CDS encoding TonB-dependent receptor: MKHRTTAGRRVALGLTAMASLIAQAYAQDATNATNVASPAAPAAAEAPMQTVQVTGYRNSLLSSARDKKEAVGFQDSINAEDLGKFPDKNIAESLSRVPGVQVARDVTGEGMTIQIRGLGSSFTKILLNNSPIAVASSGPIDGANTNREVDLDLLPTDLFTKLTVSKSPTASQIEGGAAGVVNLRSARPFDKEGRQLSMGLTGTKQQIADKAGFRGNVIASNTWGGKFGLLGGISFSRQQNRVSGFETVGWTNPNLTTAQSNSPARNATGGGNWTIPATVPANAGNGLVPGTAINQAFLLAQNPGLTIDQIDNAIVPRLGRTMEYYGTRDKISAVLAGEYRPTENLHFYLDTMYSKKDDDMQRNAYTWAVRNNGSIPLNMTVDRSDCANGCVVTSGTFANALNFIEFGPRRDKVDLLGINPGVEWKITPKLTFDAAGNWNRSRFTHEAPTIMPITAPNSGNTITYENNGGVPSIVSNLDLNNPASYQWVGGRVNIQNELRETETKGFHTNLAWGDKKLTIRGGFAWDDINRRIRAQDNSAAWQAAVCGNNPSVFLQGPNGAPPCDGAVTPGASAAGLYPGYGTGYTAGQNQALTYGGSLIPNAAVQNYLVPGPYGRLALDWDRFRKDSNYDYFNSTAPDSGGSSTGASAGYIREKSKAIYLEANGELQPAGYNLRWNAGVRYVRTEQLVGSLNSTSDPRNASLTLNGSKYPNISQWVYQNTEYSNTLPSGTVALDLTKDVVLRAAASRSMTRVNPNDLRPGINFGDVSAQVGTIGNPGLSPYLSDNIDLGVDWYTGREGYLSVTAFQKRLNGFTVNENITMPFSALAQYGINYNTLIPNQQVAIDSRGGPNNATVVMTRPRNADGILRIRGLEIGWVQPLDKILPWRGFGINETLTLINQKASGEGSQGFIALGVPKRTNNFGIYYENHGYMLRLSHTYSKGSQVAYANQSGITQAALFGRDYKQADFSSSFELDQIFDREGLPMLTFDIVNLNKAKRSGYFQFPNATMSQYEPGRTFALGLRMKF; this comes from the coding sequence ATGAAACATCGAACGACCGCCGGCCGGCGTGTCGCGCTCGGCTTGACCGCGATGGCGAGCCTGATCGCCCAGGCATACGCCCAGGACGCCACTAACGCCACTAACGTCGCCAGCCCCGCCGCTCCCGCGGCGGCCGAAGCGCCGATGCAGACCGTGCAGGTCACGGGTTATCGCAACAGCTTGCTTTCGTCGGCACGCGACAAGAAGGAAGCCGTGGGCTTCCAGGATTCGATCAACGCCGAAGACCTCGGCAAATTCCCGGACAAGAACATCGCCGAATCGCTGAGCCGCGTGCCCGGCGTGCAGGTGGCGCGCGACGTGACGGGCGAGGGCATGACGATCCAGATCCGCGGCCTCGGTTCCTCGTTCACGAAGATCCTCTTGAACAACTCGCCGATCGCGGTCGCATCGTCCGGCCCGATCGATGGCGCCAACACGAACCGCGAAGTCGACCTGGACCTGCTGCCGACCGACCTGTTCACCAAGCTTACCGTCAGCAAGAGCCCGACCGCCAGCCAGATCGAAGGCGGCGCCGCCGGCGTGGTGAACCTGCGCAGCGCGCGCCCGTTCGACAAGGAAGGCCGCCAGCTGTCGATGGGCCTGACGGGCACCAAGCAGCAGATCGCCGACAAGGCCGGCTTCCGCGGCAACGTCATCGCGTCCAATACGTGGGGCGGCAAGTTCGGCCTGCTGGGCGGCATCTCGTTCTCGCGCCAGCAGAACCGCGTGAGCGGCTTCGAGACCGTGGGCTGGACCAACCCGAACCTGACCACGGCGCAGAGCAATTCGCCGGCGCGCAACGCCACCGGCGGCGGCAACTGGACGATTCCGGCCACCGTGCCCGCCAACGCGGGCAATGGCCTGGTGCCGGGAACGGCGATCAACCAGGCATTCCTGCTGGCGCAGAATCCAGGCCTGACGATCGACCAGATCGACAACGCGATCGTGCCGCGCCTGGGCCGCACGATGGAGTACTACGGCACGCGCGACAAGATCTCGGCCGTGCTGGCGGGCGAATACCGCCCGACCGAGAACCTGCACTTCTACCTGGACACGATGTACAGCAAGAAGGACGACGACATGCAGCGCAACGCCTATACCTGGGCGGTGCGCAATAACGGGTCGATTCCGCTGAACATGACGGTCGACCGCAGCGACTGCGCCAACGGCTGCGTGGTCACCTCGGGCACGTTCGCCAACGCGCTGAACTTCATCGAGTTCGGCCCGCGCCGCGACAAGGTCGACCTGCTGGGCATCAACCCGGGCGTGGAATGGAAGATCACGCCCAAGCTCACCTTCGACGCGGCCGGCAACTGGAACCGCAGCCGCTTCACGCACGAGGCGCCGACGATCATGCCGATCACGGCACCGAACAGCGGCAACACGATCACGTATGAAAACAATGGCGGCGTGCCGTCCATCGTCTCGAACCTGGACTTGAACAATCCGGCCAGCTACCAGTGGGTGGGAGGCCGCGTCAACATCCAGAACGAGCTGCGCGAAACGGAAACCAAGGGCTTCCACACCAACCTGGCATGGGGCGACAAGAAGCTGACGATCCGCGGCGGCTTCGCCTGGGACGACATCAACCGCCGCATCCGCGCGCAGGACAATTCCGCCGCATGGCAGGCTGCCGTGTGCGGCAACAACCCGAGCGTGTTCCTGCAGGGCCCGAACGGCGCGCCGCCTTGCGACGGCGCCGTCACGCCGGGCGCCTCCGCCGCGGGCCTGTATCCGGGCTACGGCACGGGTTACACGGCGGGCCAGAACCAGGCCCTCACCTATGGCGGTTCGCTGATCCCGAATGCCGCGGTGCAGAACTACCTGGTGCCCGGCCCGTACGGCCGCCTGGCGCTGGACTGGGACCGCTTCCGCAAGGATTCGAATTACGACTACTTCAACAGCACGGCGCCCGATTCCGGTGGCTCGTCCACCGGCGCCAGCGCCGGCTACATCCGCGAGAAGTCGAAGGCGATCTATCTCGAAGCGAACGGCGAGCTGCAGCCGGCCGGGTACAACCTGCGCTGGAACGCCGGGGTGCGATACGTCCGTACCGAGCAGCTGGTCGGTTCGCTGAACTCGACGTCCGATCCGCGCAATGCCAGCCTGACACTGAACGGCAGCAAGTATCCGAACATCAGCCAGTGGGTCTACCAGAACACCGAGTACAGCAACACGCTGCCCTCCGGTACCGTGGCGCTGGACCTGACCAAGGACGTGGTGCTGCGCGCCGCCGCCTCGCGCAGCATGACCCGCGTGAATCCGAACGACCTGCGCCCGGGCATCAACTTCGGCGATGTCTCCGCGCAGGTCGGCACGATCGGCAACCCGGGCCTGAGCCCCTACCTGTCGGATAACATCGACCTGGGCGTGGACTGGTACACGGGCCGCGAAGGCTACCTGTCCGTGACCGCCTTCCAGAAGCGCCTGAATGGTTTCACCGTGAACGAGAACATCACCATGCCGTTCTCCGCGCTGGCGCAATACGGCATCAACTACAACACGCTGATTCCTAACCAGCAGGTGGCGATCGATTCGCGTGGCGGTCCGAACAACGCTACCGTGGTGATGACACGCCCGCGCAATGCCGACGGCATCCTGCGCATCCGCGGCCTGGAGATCGGCTGGGTGCAGCCGCTGGACAAGATCCTGCCGTGGCGCGGCTTCGGCATCAACGAAACGCTCACGCTGATCAACCAGAAGGCGAGCGGCGAGGGCTCGCAAGGCTTCATCGCGCTGGGTGTCCCGAAGCGCACCAACAACTTCGGCATCTACTACGAGAACCACGGCTACATGCTGCGCCTGTCGCACACGTACTCGAAGGGCAGCCAGGTGGCCTACGCCAACCAGAGCGGCATCACGCAAGCCGCCCTGTTCGGCCGCGACTACAAGCAGGCGGATTTCTCGTCGAGCTTCGAGTTGGACCAGATCTTCGATCGCGAAGGCTTGCCGATGCTCACCTTCGACATCGTCAACCTGAACAAGGCAAAGCGCAGCGGCTACTTCCAGTTCCCGAACGCCACGATGTCGCAGTACGAGCCGGGCCGCACCTTTGCCCTCGGCCTGCGCATGAAGTTCTGA
- a CDS encoding DUF2264 domain-containing protein, with protein sequence MERRHFMRALAAAPAAYTAPGLLPGGGNALAADTAPGDARAFQLGLMQKMAEPVLANMAKGQLKKTFQLEVSPTWDGRDKNVAYLEAFGRLIAGMAPWLELPDDGTAEGKARKRLASLAVQSYVHSVDPKSPDYLTWKGHGQALVDSAYFTNALMRAPKALWEPLDATTKRRIVEVVKGLRVIEPPYINWLLFAAMNEAFLLSIGEEHDPMRMNVAIRKVNEWYVGDGWIKDGETFHFDYYSSYVMYPMLVEILEVLAKHKGPFWNGKPEELLVQAYQRMGRFGEHLERFISPQGTWPPVGRSLTYRTAVFQPLALLAWRKKLPKALPEGQVRAALDAAHRAIWTTPSNFTKDGYLTIGFMGHQPELGDWYSNNGSMYIASAGFLALGLPASDSFWTTPALDWTQKKAYSGAKFAKDYPVNY encoded by the coding sequence ATGGAACGCCGACACTTCATGCGCGCGCTGGCCGCCGCGCCCGCCGCTTACACGGCCCCGGGCCTGCTGCCTGGGGGTGGCAATGCACTGGCCGCCGACACCGCGCCGGGCGATGCCCGCGCCTTCCAGCTCGGCCTGATGCAGAAGATGGCCGAGCCGGTGCTGGCGAACATGGCGAAGGGGCAGCTGAAAAAGACTTTCCAGCTGGAGGTGAGTCCCACATGGGATGGCCGCGATAAAAACGTCGCCTACCTCGAAGCGTTCGGCCGCCTGATCGCCGGCATGGCGCCGTGGCTGGAACTGCCGGACGACGGCACGGCCGAGGGCAAGGCCAGGAAGCGCCTGGCCAGCCTGGCGGTGCAGAGCTATGTGCACTCGGTCGATCCGAAGAGCCCCGATTACCTGACGTGGAAGGGGCATGGCCAGGCGCTCGTCGATTCGGCGTACTTCACGAACGCGCTGATGCGCGCGCCGAAGGCGTTGTGGGAACCGCTGGACGCGACGACGAAACGCCGCATCGTCGAGGTGGTCAAGGGCTTGCGCGTGATCGAGCCGCCGTACATCAACTGGCTGCTGTTCGCCGCGATGAACGAAGCCTTCCTGCTGTCGATCGGCGAGGAGCACGACCCGATGCGCATGAACGTGGCGATCCGCAAGGTCAACGAGTGGTACGTGGGCGACGGCTGGATCAAGGATGGCGAGACGTTCCACTTCGATTACTACAGCTCCTACGTGATGTACCCGATGCTGGTGGAGATCCTCGAAGTGCTGGCGAAGCACAAGGGCCCGTTCTGGAACGGCAAGCCGGAAGAGCTGCTGGTCCAGGCCTACCAGCGCATGGGCCGCTTCGGCGAACACCTGGAGCGCTTCATCTCGCCGCAGGGCACGTGGCCGCCGGTCGGCCGCTCGCTGACCTACCGCACTGCCGTGTTCCAGCCGCTGGCGCTGCTCGCATGGCGCAAGAAGCTGCCGAAGGCGCTTCCGGAAGGCCAGGTGCGCGCCGCGCTGGACGCCGCCCACCGCGCGATCTGGACCACGCCCTCGAATTTTACAAAGGATGGCTACCTGACGATCGGCTTCATGGGGCACCAGCCGGAGCTGGGCGACTGGTATTCGAACAACGGCAGCATGTACATTGCCTCGGCCGGCTTCCTCGCGCTCGGGCTACCGGCTTCGGACAGCTTCTGGACCACGCCGGCGCTGGACTGGACGCAGAAGAAGGCGTATTCCGGGGCGAAGTTCGCGAAGGATTATCCGGTGAACTATTGA
- a CDS encoding glycoside hydrolase family 95 protein produces MAEQESRQAALTRREFMLGAGLALAFPGLAGAQGAVRSDGARDDLELWYDRPAGPWVEALPVGNGRIGAMVFGRVAQERLQLNEDTLFAGGPHDPNNPAMRAALPKVRALIDAGRYKEASDLAEERLLAKPSRQMPYGAAGDLLIDFEGAGAPAGYRRDLDIDSAVASTRLRTGGNAHLRETFASASDQVIVTQFSADKPMSFHVGYRHPDKAQYDSTQHKGPVTRLDTGGAAWDHREDDRVVTRPTTLSIRADGDGCLLVEGRNIAAFGIEGALRYAVRVKVVGDGEIAVDGERIAVRNARRVTLLVAMATSYVNFADVSGNPVAKVRRQVDAAARKPYETLKADHLAAHRALFRALSLRIDGPALPKRTTKERIVALAGGHDASPDPAMAALYVQYARYLLLSSSRAGSQPANLQGLWNEGTNPPWGSKYTININTEMNYWPAGPANLGTCMEPLVRMVEDLAVKGAATARDSYGARGWTAHHNTDLWRSTAPIDGAKYGTWPMGGAWLCMSLWDHYEYHPDPAYLKRIYPLLKGASLFFLDTLVEDPKGRGLVTSPSMSPENMHLPDVSICAGPAMDSQILRDLFARTLRAHALLGEADADFAKAVAAARARLPADRVGAQGQLQEWLDDWDARAPDQQHRHVSHLYAVYPSDQINVRDTPELVAAAKHTLDTRGDLSTGWATAWRLCLWARMGEGERAHAILLGLMGPLRSYPNLFDAHPPFQVDGNFGGAAGILEMIVQSWGDEIRLLPALPRAWPGGALRGVRARGGIELDIAWQNGQLVRAALRGPANQSVKVRYRDRLVTVALGQDGRASYR; encoded by the coding sequence ATGGCAGAACAAGAATCGAGACAGGCGGCGTTGACGCGCCGGGAATTCATGCTCGGCGCCGGCCTGGCGCTGGCCTTCCCCGGCCTGGCCGGCGCGCAAGGCGCCGTGCGGTCGGATGGCGCGCGAGACGACCTCGAACTGTGGTACGACCGCCCTGCCGGCCCCTGGGTCGAAGCGCTGCCGGTCGGGAATGGCCGCATCGGCGCGATGGTGTTCGGCCGGGTGGCGCAGGAGCGCTTGCAGTTGAACGAGGACACGCTCTTTGCCGGCGGCCCGCACGACCCGAACAATCCGGCGATGCGCGCGGCGCTGCCGAAGGTGCGCGCGCTGATCGACGCGGGCCGGTACAAGGAAGCGAGCGACCTCGCCGAGGAGCGGCTGCTGGCGAAGCCGAGCCGGCAGATGCCGTATGGCGCGGCCGGCGACCTGCTGATCGACTTCGAAGGTGCCGGCGCGCCCGCCGGGTACCGCCGCGACCTGGACATCGATTCCGCCGTGGCGAGCACGCGCCTGCGCACCGGCGGCAACGCGCACCTGCGCGAAACCTTCGCCAGCGCCAGCGACCAGGTGATCGTCACGCAGTTCAGCGCGGACAAGCCGATGTCCTTCCACGTCGGCTACCGGCATCCGGACAAGGCGCAGTACGACTCCACCCAACACAAAGGCCCCGTGACGCGCCTGGATACCGGCGGCGCCGCATGGGACCACCGGGAAGACGACCGCGTCGTCACGCGCCCAACTACGCTGTCGATCCGGGCCGACGGCGACGGCTGCCTGCTGGTCGAAGGCCGCAATATCGCCGCCTTCGGCATCGAGGGCGCGCTGCGCTATGCCGTGCGCGTGAAGGTGGTGGGCGATGGCGAGATTGCCGTCGATGGGGAGCGCATCGCGGTGCGCAACGCCAGGCGCGTCACGCTGCTGGTCGCGATGGCCACCAGCTACGTGAACTTCGCGGACGTCAGCGGCAACCCCGTCGCCAAGGTGCGGCGCCAGGTCGACGCGGCGGCGCGCAAGCCCTACGAAACCTTGAAGGCCGATCACCTGGCCGCGCACCGCGCCCTGTTCCGCGCGCTGTCATTGCGGATCGACGGCCCGGCATTGCCGAAGCGCACGACGAAGGAACGCATCGTGGCGCTGGCGGGTGGGCACGATGCGTCTCCCGATCCGGCGATGGCCGCACTGTACGTGCAATATGCGCGGTATCTGCTGCTGTCGTCGTCGCGCGCCGGCAGCCAGCCCGCGAACCTGCAGGGCCTGTGGAACGAAGGCACGAACCCGCCGTGGGGCTCGAAGTACACGATCAACATCAACACGGAGATGAACTACTGGCCCGCCGGTCCCGCCAATCTCGGCACCTGCATGGAGCCGCTGGTGCGCATGGTCGAGGACCTGGCCGTGAAAGGCGCCGCCACGGCGCGCGACAGCTACGGCGCGCGCGGCTGGACGGCGCACCACAACACCGACCTGTGGCGCTCAACCGCCCCGATCGACGGCGCAAAATACGGCACCTGGCCCATGGGCGGGGCCTGGCTGTGCATGTCGCTGTGGGATCACTACGAATACCACCCCGACCCGGCTTACCTGAAGCGCATCTACCCGCTGCTCAAGGGCGCCAGCCTGTTCTTCCTCGACACGCTCGTGGAAGACCCGAAGGGGCGCGGCCTGGTCACGTCGCCATCGATGTCGCCGGAGAACATGCACCTGCCGGACGTGTCGATTTGCGCCGGCCCGGCGATGGACAGCCAGATCCTGCGCGACCTGTTCGCCCGCACGCTGCGGGCCCACGCGCTGCTGGGCGAGGCGGATGCGGACTTCGCGAAAGCCGTCGCCGCCGCCCGCGCGCGCCTGCCGGCCGACCGCGTCGGCGCCCAGGGCCAGTTGCAGGAATGGCTGGACGATTGGGATGCGCGCGCGCCCGACCAGCAGCACCGGCACGTCTCGCACCTGTACGCCGTCTATCCCAGCGACCAGATCAACGTGCGTGACACGCCGGAACTGGTCGCCGCCGCGAAGCACACGCTCGACACGCGCGGCGACCTGTCCACGGGCTGGGCCACGGCCTGGCGCCTGTGCCTGTGGGCACGCATGGGCGAAGGCGAGCGCGCGCATGCGATCCTGCTGGGATTGATGGGGCCCCTGCGCAGCTACCCGAACCTGTTCGACGCCCATCCGCCGTTCCAGGTCGACGGCAATTTCGGCGGCGCCGCCGGCATCCTGGAGATGATCGTGCAATCGTGGGGCGATGAGATCCGGCTGCTGCCCGCCCTGCCCCGCGCCTGGCCGGGCGGCGCGCTGCGCGGCGTGCGCGCCCGCGGCGGCATCGAGCTCGATATCGCGTGGCAGAATGGCCAGCTGGTGCGCGCCGCGCTGCGCGGCCCGGCCAATCAGTCGGTGAAGGTGAGATATCGCGACCGGCTGGTCACGGTGGCGCTCGGCCAGGACGGCCGGGCAAGCTATCGGTAG
- a CDS encoding branched-chain amino acid aminotransferase — translation MSLDTTFKITPSTNPASDADREQKLKAIKFGRVFTDHMAVVKYSNGAWHDPEVKPYGPLSLDPSASVLHYGQAIFEGFKAYRQPDGSVSLFRPEQNGERFNRSAHRLAMPAIPKELFIGAAEALVKIDQAWVPSGSGESLYLRPFMIATDPFLGVRPSEEYLFLLIASPAGEYFPQGLKPVSVWASKEYVRAAPGGTGEAKCAGNYAASLLAQAEAQEHGCDQVIWLDAIEREYIEEMGGMNLFFVYQKDGKPVIVTPQLTGTLLPGITRSTLLQLAADVGYAAEERRLSLTEVRKAIESGEISEVFACGTAAVITPVGLIKGRGFEVTVNNNENGPVALAMRDALLGIQRGTAEDKHGWLHQVALA, via the coding sequence ATGTCCCTCGATACCACGTTCAAAATCACCCCTTCCACGAACCCCGCCTCCGACGCCGACCGCGAGCAGAAGCTCAAGGCCATCAAGTTCGGCCGCGTGTTCACCGACCACATGGCCGTCGTCAAGTACAGCAACGGTGCCTGGCACGATCCGGAAGTGAAGCCCTACGGCCCGCTGTCGCTCGATCCTTCGGCTTCCGTGCTGCACTATGGCCAGGCGATCTTCGAGGGCTTCAAGGCCTATCGCCAGCCGGACGGTTCGGTCAGCCTGTTCCGCCCCGAGCAGAACGGCGAGCGCTTCAACCGCAGCGCGCACCGCCTGGCGATGCCGGCCATTCCGAAGGAACTGTTCATCGGCGCGGCCGAGGCGCTGGTGAAGATCGACCAGGCGTGGGTGCCGTCCGGTTCGGGCGAGAGCCTGTACCTGCGGCCGTTCATGATCGCGACCGATCCGTTCCTGGGCGTGCGCCCGTCCGAGGAATACCTGTTCCTGCTGATCGCGTCGCCGGCCGGCGAGTACTTCCCGCAAGGCCTGAAGCCGGTCAGCGTGTGGGCCAGCAAGGAATACGTGCGCGCCGCGCCGGGCGGCACCGGTGAAGCCAAGTGCGCCGGGAACTACGCGGCCAGCCTGCTGGCGCAGGCCGAGGCGCAGGAGCACGGCTGCGACCAGGTGATCTGGCTGGACGCGATCGAGCGCGAGTACATCGAAGAGATGGGCGGCATGAACCTGTTCTTCGTGTACCAGAAGGATGGCAAGCCCGTCATCGTCACTCCGCAGCTGACCGGCACGCTGCTGCCCGGCATCACGCGCTCGACCCTGCTGCAACTGGCCGCCGACGTGGGCTATGCTGCCGAAGAGCGCCGCCTGTCGCTGACCGAAGTGCGCAAGGCCATCGAATCCGGAGAAATTTCCGAGGTGTTTGCGTGCGGCACCGCCGCCGTCATCACGCCGGTGGGCCTGATCAAGGGCCGCGGCTTCGAAGTCACCGTCAACAACAACGAGAATGGCCCGGTCGCCCTGGCCATGCGCGACGCGCTGCTGGGTATCCAGCGCGGTACCGCCGAGGACAAGCACGGCTGGCTGCACCAGGTCGCGCTGGCGTAA
- a CDS encoding cupin domain-containing protein produces the protein MAGFSINLEEKTLSNEYFREVLFTTKQSQLVVMTLQAGEEIGAEQHDDTDQFIRVEAGQGKAILDGEEHALEDGVGVVIPAGTHHNVINTGSEPLKLYTLYTPPEHPDGTIHKNKAEADAYEAEHGHH, from the coding sequence ATGGCCGGATTCAGCATCAACCTCGAAGAAAAGACCCTCTCCAACGAGTACTTCCGCGAAGTGCTGTTCACCACCAAGCAAAGCCAGCTCGTGGTGATGACCCTGCAGGCCGGCGAGGAGATCGGCGCCGAGCAGCACGACGACACCGACCAGTTCATCCGCGTGGAAGCGGGGCAGGGCAAGGCGATCCTCGACGGCGAGGAGCATGCGCTGGAAGACGGCGTGGGTGTTGTGATCCCGGCCGGCACGCATCACAACGTGATCAATACGGGCAGCGAGCCGCTGAAGCTGTACACGCTGTACACGCCGCCGGAACACCCCGACGGCACGATCCACAAGAACAAGGCCGAGGCGGACGCCTACGAGGCGGAGCATGGGCATCATTGA
- a CDS encoding pectinesterase family protein gives MKRAALPLAIALSFTGHANAVELLPRSGAAGINPDTRLRLVFDSAPVPGTRGQVRIYDAADDRLVDTLDLSIPPGPATRRTAPRAPYLAHPYPYGGPRRTNADTKPGTPTPGVEPAPVAAPGDYQLTIIGGFTEGFHFHPLLVRGNTATITLHHNLLGYGKTYYVQVDAGVLEGDGFQGVQGKAWRFTTKPAAPSKDAPLVTVSASGDGDFSTVQGALDHVPDQPARRTTIFVKNGDYEEIVYFRNKRNLAIVGEDRNRVRIHYANNEVFNPHPLNVATNEQPGTFPSRRAAFMADNVQDIALVNLTIETTAKGQAEGLLLNGARNIVTHVTVRGSGDALQTNGSAYYSHFSLAGDGDTILGRGPAFFQDCDIASKSAFMWIRNTEANHGNVFVRCRFTAVGGPAEIARLPDNKGRNYPHAEAVLIDSTLDGISQAGWADIGDGATHVKFWEFNSRGVDGKPVDVTARHPRSRQLDATRDAAVIAQYRDPAFVLGGWRPALAPIILAQPVAGTGTVSVRAAGVPEPSYRWYRDGKPVAGNGATIPAGEPGRYKVEVSNGSGRVVSEAVAVGI, from the coding sequence ATGAAGCGCGCCGCCCTGCCTCTTGCCATCGCCCTGTCGTTCACGGGCCATGCGAATGCCGTCGAGCTGCTGCCCAGAAGCGGCGCGGCCGGCATCAATCCGGATACGCGGCTGCGCCTCGTGTTCGACAGCGCGCCCGTGCCGGGCACGCGCGGCCAGGTGCGCATCTACGACGCGGCCGACGACCGGCTCGTCGACACGCTCGACCTGTCGATACCGCCCGGCCCCGCCACCCGGCGCACCGCCCCGCGCGCGCCCTACCTTGCCCACCCCTATCCCTACGGCGGGCCGCGCCGCACCAATGCGGACACGAAGCCGGGCACGCCGACGCCCGGCGTGGAGCCGGCCCCAGTCGCCGCGCCGGGCGACTACCAGCTGACGATCATCGGCGGTTTCACCGAAGGATTCCACTTCCATCCGCTGCTGGTGCGCGGCAACACGGCGACGATCACCCTCCACCACAACCTGCTCGGGTACGGGAAGACGTATTACGTGCAGGTCGACGCGGGCGTGCTCGAGGGCGACGGCTTCCAGGGCGTGCAGGGCAAGGCGTGGCGCTTCACCACGAAGCCCGCCGCCCCGTCGAAGGATGCGCCGCTGGTCACCGTGAGCGCCTCGGGCGACGGCGACTTCTCGACCGTGCAGGGGGCGCTCGACCACGTGCCCGACCAGCCGGCACGCCGCACCACGATCTTCGTGAAGAATGGCGACTACGAGGAGATCGTCTACTTCCGCAACAAGCGCAACCTGGCGATCGTGGGCGAGGATCGGAACAGGGTGCGCATCCACTACGCGAACAACGAAGTGTTCAACCCGCATCCGCTGAACGTGGCCACCAACGAGCAGCCGGGCACTTTCCCGTCGCGCCGCGCCGCCTTCATGGCCGACAACGTGCAGGACATCGCGCTCGTCAACCTGACGATCGAGACGACGGCCAAGGGCCAGGCCGAGGGCCTGCTGCTCAACGGCGCGCGCAATATCGTCACGCACGTGACGGTGCGTGGTTCCGGCGACGCGCTGCAGACCAACGGCAGCGCGTACTACAGCCATTTCAGCCTGGCGGGCGACGGCGACACGATCCTCGGCCGCGGCCCCGCCTTCTTCCAGGATTGCGACATCGCGTCGAAGAGCGCCTTCATGTGGATCAGGAACACGGAAGCGAATCACGGCAACGTGTTCGTCCGTTGCCGCTTCACGGCCGTCGGCGGCCCCGCGGAGATCGCCCGCCTGCCGGATAACAAGGGCAGGAACTATCCGCATGCCGAGGCGGTGCTGATCGATTCCACGCTGGACGGCATCAGCCAGGCCGGCTGGGCCGACATTGGCGATGGCGCCACGCACGTGAAGTTCTGGGAGTTCAACTCTCGTGGCGTGGACGGAAAACCGGTCGACGTGACTGCGCGCCACCCGCGCTCGCGGCAGCTCGATGCCACGCGCGACGCGGCCGTGATCGCGCAATACCGCGATCCCGCCTTCGTGCTGGGAGGATGGCGGCCGGCGCTGGCGCCGATCATCCTGGCGCAGCCCGTGGCCGGCACGGGGACGGTCAGCGTGCGCGCCGCCGGGGTGCCGGAACCGTCGTACCGGTGGTATCGCGACGGCAAGCCGGTCGCCGGCAACGGCGCCACGATCCCGGCGGGCGAGCCCGGAAGGTATAAGGTCGAGGTGTCGAACGGCAGCGGGCGGGTCGTCAGCGAGGCGGTTGCCGTCGGTATCTGA